A region from the Engraulis encrasicolus isolate BLACKSEA-1 chromosome 18, IST_EnEncr_1.0, whole genome shotgun sequence genome encodes:
- the LOC134469187 gene encoding calmodulin-1: protein MADQLTEEQIAEFKEAFSLFDKDGDGTITTKELGTVMRSLGQNPTEAELQDMINEVDADGNGTIDFPEFLTMMARKMKDTDSEEEIREAFRVFDKDGNGYISAAELRHVMTNLGEKLTDEEVDEMIREADIDGDGQVNYEEFVQMMTAK, encoded by the exons GCAGACCAGCTAACAGAGGAGCAAATTGCAG AGTTCAAGGAGGCGTTCTCCTTATTCGACAAGGATGGCGACGGCACCATCACGACCAAAGAGCTGGGCACCGTTATGAGGTCGCTGGGCCAGAACCCCACAGAGGCCGAGCTGCAGGACATGATCAACGAGGTGGATGCTGACG GAAATGGAACCATTGACTTCCCAGAATTCCTCACCATGATGGCCAGGAAAATGAAGGACACAGACAGCGAGGAGGAGATCCGCGAAGCCTTCCGGGTATTTGACAAG gatGGTAACGGCTACATCAGTGCTGCTGAGCTGCGCCACGTGATGACCAACCTGGGTGAGAAACTAACGGATGAGGAGGTGGACGAGATGATCAGAGAAGCCGATATCGACGGAGACGGACAGGTCAACTACGAAG AATTTGTACAGATGATGACTGCAAAGTGA